The DNA sequence AACCATCACGAGTAAAGGACTCATTGCAACTATTGTTGGCTGTAGCCGGTTTGGTAGCCGTTTTAAACCGGAGGTAAAGCCGGTTTCCCTGCTTGCTAATGGAGATGCCCTTGGGGGTACTCTTCTGGCAAGCTTTGAGGTAAGCTCTCACCAATTCGTGGTCAACGTACTTGGATGGGTCAATTTGGTTAGAGTGAAAATACTCATTCACCAAAGACCATGCCTGTTTAGTGTAATTGTCAGACATCTGCCTATTTTCTGCCTATTTCCTTTTCAAGGTTCTACAAGGCAGATTTGGCAAAGCTTTTAGCTATTGTGATAGCATTAGCTTGGTTGGGAGAAATGAGTTCAAATCCCGCCGCTCCGATTGTATTGAAAAACAAGCTTGGTCTAGAGTTGAAACCGCGAACCCACCAGCAGACATGGGTGCGCTTACACGTCGTTCACACAAATTCCTCATATGGTAGATTGGCGGAAAGTATGGCGGAGTCTGATTGCTCGTTTATCTCGATGGTGGCAACAGATCTCGAAGAAGCTACGGAGGACTTCGGCTGCTAGTGCTGATTCCCCTCAAAGACCGCCCCTCAGTTATACTCACTATGAATTCCTGTTTAATCAGCTTCTGGAAGGGGTAAATACCCAAGGATGGAGCCTCAAAGAAATCAATCAATTTTTTAGCCAATGGCAAGAGCGCACAACTGAAGAAGAATGGTTGGCATGGTTAGAGCGCTTTGGTGAACGGGTTTTAGAGTCTCGTTCGCCTAATCTGGAGTTAGCTCAACGGATGGTCAAGTTAGCAAACGTTTATCCTAGACCTTTGGGACAATGTTCCCGTGAAATTGGTTTGGCTCTTTTGGAGCGCCCCAGAGAAGCAGAACCGGAAGTCATCGAAGAACCGCAGGTAGACGAGTCACCCCCGGTAGTAGAAGAAAAACCGGTGGTGCTAGAGCCTCCAGCAATCAAGAAACTTCCGATTCCTAAGCCTCCTGAACCCCAAGAGAAGCCTAAAGAGAATCTTCAACCGCCTCAGAAACGTCCTCAACCCCGTCTAGAGTTACCCTCTTTGAATAGTTTGTCAGGGGTATTGCATTGGTTGCAATTACGACCCCAGATGGTGCAACAGTTGGCACAACAGATGGGTATGGAGACGAATAAACCAGAGGAAGTATTACAGGAATTGAAAATGAGGGCGCTGATGAAGTCAAGTGTGGAGCAGGAGCAACAGGGAAATTTACGGGGGGCGATCGCCTATGTGGATCGGGCACTAAGTTTAAATACTCAGTCAGCTATCGCCTGGGCCATGAAAGGAGATCTATTATTTAAGTTACAGAAATTTGAACAGGCGATCGCGGCCTACGATCGCACAATAACGGTTAACCCTAACGATGAGCAAACCTGGTATAACCGAGGAATGGCTCAGTTTCAGTTGCAGAACTTTGAGTTAGCCTTGGCAAGTTTTGAACAGGCGCTGAATCTAGAACCGAGTTTTTATGCAGCTTGGAAAAACAAGGCGATTTCCCTGTTGAATTTAGGACGCGATCGCGAAGCTCTTGAAGTGTGCGATCGCGCTTTAGGGATGCAACCCGACGATCCAGTATTACACACCTGCCAGAAAAAGGCACAGGAGAGTTTAGAGCGTCGGGATAAAATGGGGGATGGGGAATAGGGAATCTCGG is a window from the Roseofilum reptotaenium CS-1145 genome containing:
- a CDS encoding tetratricopeptide repeat protein encodes the protein MVDWRKVWRSLIARLSRWWQQISKKLRRTSAASADSPQRPPLSYTHYEFLFNQLLEGVNTQGWSLKEINQFFSQWQERTTEEEWLAWLERFGERVLESRSPNLELAQRMVKLANVYPRPLGQCSREIGLALLERPREAEPEVIEEPQVDESPPVVEEKPVVLEPPAIKKLPIPKPPEPQEKPKENLQPPQKRPQPRLELPSLNSLSGVLHWLQLRPQMVQQLAQQMGMETNKPEEVLQELKMRALMKSSVEQEQQGNLRGAIAYVDRALSLNTQSAIAWAMKGDLLFKLQKFEQAIAAYDRTITVNPNDEQTWYNRGMAQFQLQNFELALASFEQALNLEPSFYAAWKNKAISLLNLGRDREALEVCDRALGMQPDDPVLHTCQKKAQESLERRDKMGDGE